The following are from one region of the Candidatus Hydrogenedentota bacterium genome:
- a CDS encoding thioredoxin family protein, which translates to MKVGIVLVLAVAVGAAVYAKRQPAKDDTIQVTAGTTLKALSDPASQTAVSERPEAASALPRLVDLGADKCIPCKAMAPILEELKRDYAGVFAVEFIDVWKRPEAAEPFNIQLIPTQIFLDSNGKELFRHQGFFSKEEILAKWKELGIDISRKAD; encoded by the coding sequence ATGAAAGTTGGGATCGTCCTGGTACTTGCGGTCGCTGTGGGCGCTGCGGTATATGCCAAGAGGCAGCCCGCGAAGGACGATACGATTCAGGTGACCGCCGGGACCACCCTGAAAGCGCTGTCCGACCCGGCGTCGCAGACCGCGGTCAGCGAGCGCCCAGAAGCGGCGTCCGCGCTACCCCGCCTGGTCGACCTCGGCGCGGACAAATGCATTCCCTGCAAGGCGATGGCGCCTATACTCGAAGAACTGAAGAGAGACTACGCGGGCGTTTTCGCGGTCGAGTTTATCGACGTGTGGAAGAGGCCGGAAGCCGCCGAGCCTTTCAATATCCAACTGATTCCGACGCAGATATTCCTCGATTCGAACGGCAAGGAACTCTTTCGGCATCAGGGTTTCTTCTCGAAAGAGGAGATTCTCGCAAAGTGGAAAGAACTCGGCATCGACATCTCACGGAAGGCTGATTGA
- a CDS encoding putative zinc-binding protein encodes MSMERTCACSAAPKLVFSCSGAADVGAVTDQAARKLTRDGLAKMFCLAGIGGRISGIMKSTEAASAILALDGCPTACVKHCLEQAGFSNFAYVQLADLGMEKGKTAVDEDHIGTVAAAAAEILAKHCAARTPNTAS; translated from the coding sequence ATGTCTATGGAAAGAACGTGTGCGTGCAGTGCGGCGCCCAAGCTCGTTTTTTCGTGCTCGGGCGCGGCGGACGTAGGCGCGGTGACCGATCAAGCAGCGCGCAAGCTCACGCGTGACGGCCTGGCAAAAATGTTTTGCTTGGCCGGTATCGGCGGTCGCATAAGCGGCATTATGAAGAGTACGGAAGCTGCGTCCGCCATCCTGGCCTTGGACGGATGCCCAACCGCTTGTGTCAAGCACTGTCTCGAGCAAGCGGGATTTTCGAACTTCGCCTATGTGCAACTGGCGGACCTCGGCATGGAAAAAGGCAAGACGGCCGTGGATGAAGACCACATCGGCACGGTGGCGGCCGCGGCCGCCGAGATTCTCGCAAAACACTGCGCGGCCAGGACCCCAAATACAGCATCTTGA
- a CDS encoding TM0996/MTH895 family glutaredoxin-like protein, which translates to MKKLQVLGPGCPKCQLLAKTAEQAAQALNIEYEIEKVAAIDKILEFGVMSTPALVVDGEVKVVGKVPSVEEVKRMLG; encoded by the coding sequence ATGAAAAAGCTGCAAGTACTGGGCCCCGGCTGCCCGAAGTGCCAACTGCTTGCCAAGACGGCGGAACAGGCGGCGCAGGCGCTGAACATCGAGTACGAAATCGAGAAGGTGGCTGCAATAGACAAGATACTCGAATTCGGCGTCATGAGCACGCCTGCGCTTGTCGTCGACGGCGAGGTCAAGGTCGTGGGGAAGGTACCATCTGTCGAGGAAGTCAAGAGGATGTTGGGCTGA
- a CDS encoding permease: MENRKELKIFAAMAGVFIVAYSLPLSDPKIREAILEAFKLLQWYARNHTLACVIPALFIAGGIITFLSQETVLRYMGPNSNKVAAYGVASVSGTVLAVCSCSVLPMFAGIYRIGAGLGPATAFLYSGPAINVLAIFLTARVLGVNLGVARAIGAVVFAVLVGLLMAGIFRRGEGERAQRFVQTPAVTGPARPMWKTAALFACMLAFLVFSDWFNPNNVVVSTSDGGRFAAVQLQEMKDEVMFQLEEDWNGQASGAKVTLAKTDIAGIEEVQSWVLTIYHVRWYLAGLMGALVALMTWRWSSREETLQWMHNTWDFAKMLVPLLFGGVFVVGFVGALLPERYVAGLVGDNSLSSNLVASVVGAFWYFATLTEVPICEALGKLGMHQGPMLALLLAGPALSLPSILVIRQVLGTKKTLTFVVITVVMATATGMIYGAIA, from the coding sequence ATGGAAAACCGAAAAGAACTGAAGATTTTCGCCGCCATGGCAGGCGTGTTCATCGTCGCTTACTCCTTGCCATTGTCCGACCCGAAAATCCGCGAAGCCATCCTGGAGGCGTTCAAGCTGCTGCAGTGGTACGCCCGCAACCACACGCTCGCCTGCGTGATTCCCGCGCTCTTCATCGCGGGCGGCATCATCACGTTTCTGTCGCAGGAGACAGTGTTGCGCTACATGGGCCCGAACTCGAACAAGGTCGCGGCGTACGGCGTGGCTTCCGTATCGGGCACGGTGCTGGCCGTATGTTCGTGCAGCGTCCTCCCCATGTTCGCGGGCATCTACCGCATCGGCGCGGGGCTTGGCCCGGCCACGGCGTTCCTGTATTCCGGCCCCGCGATTAATGTCCTCGCCATCTTCCTTACGGCGCGCGTGCTTGGCGTTAACTTGGGCGTCGCGCGCGCGATTGGGGCGGTGGTGTTCGCCGTTCTCGTGGGCCTGCTCATGGCAGGCATCTTCCGCCGCGGCGAGGGCGAACGCGCCCAGCGCTTCGTGCAGACCCCCGCTGTGACGGGTCCGGCGCGACCCATGTGGAAGACCGCGGCCCTGTTCGCGTGCATGCTGGCGTTCCTGGTGTTCAGCGACTGGTTCAACCCCAACAATGTGGTCGTGAGCACAAGCGACGGCGGCCGCTTCGCCGCGGTGCAACTCCAGGAAATGAAAGACGAAGTCATGTTCCAGTTGGAAGAAGACTGGAACGGGCAGGCCAGCGGCGCGAAGGTAACGCTCGCCAAGACGGACATCGCCGGGATCGAAGAGGTCCAATCCTGGGTGCTCACCATCTACCATGTGCGGTGGTATCTGGCCGGTCTAATGGGCGCGCTCGTCGCGCTGATGACGTGGCGGTGGTCCAGCCGCGAAGAAACCCTGCAGTGGATGCACAACACCTGGGACTTCGCGAAAATGCTGGTGCCGCTGCTGTTCGGCGGCGTGTTCGTCGTCGGCTTTGTCGGCGCGCTGCTGCCTGAGCGCTACGTGGCGGGGCTCGTGGGCGACAACTCGCTCTCGTCCAACCTCGTGGCCAGCGTGGTGGGCGCGTTCTGGTACTTCGCCACGTTGACCGAGGTTCCCATCTGCGAAGCGCTGGGCAAACTCGGCATGCACCAGGGCCCGATGCTGGCGCTGCTGCTCGCGGGCCCGGCGCTGAGTCTGCCGAGCATACTCGTCATCCGGCAGGTGCTCGGCACGAAAAAGACACTGACCTTTGTCGTGATCACCGTGGTCATGGCAACGGCTACCGGAATGATCTATGGAGCAATAGCCTGA
- a CDS encoding winged helix-turn-helix transcriptional regulator yields the protein MKTKTFTRCQARARVFKALGHPARLCMVEELGKGERCVCELTDLLELDMSTVSRHLSVLKSAGVVEDEKRGLQVFYHLKVPCVLNLFPCVESVLKCNVEAQLAAVEE from the coding sequence ATGAAAACAAAAACGTTCACGCGTTGTCAGGCCAGGGCCCGAGTCTTCAAGGCCCTCGGCCATCCTGCACGCCTCTGCATGGTCGAGGAACTGGGCAAAGGCGAGCGTTGCGTCTGCGAGCTAACGGACCTGCTGGAACTGGACATGTCGACGGTCTCGCGGCACTTGTCCGTGTTGAAATCCGCCGGCGTGGTGGAAGACGAAAAACGCGGCCTCCAGGTATTCTACCACCTGAAGGTCCCGTGCGTGTTGAATCTGTTCCCGTGCGTTGAAAGCGTGTTGAAATGCAACGTGGAGGCGCAGTTGGCCGCGGTCGAGGAGTAA